One region of Salvia miltiorrhiza cultivar Shanhuang (shh) chromosome 3, IMPLAD_Smil_shh, whole genome shotgun sequence genomic DNA includes:
- the LOC131015766 gene encoding putative late blight resistance protein homolog R1A-10: MAAYAALVSLMHIIDDLERHHSPPISLNKQQVQSLTENVMFLQEFLEANNSPVSDEADPLEMRIADAAYAAEDAIESHIVAKIQLSRSREAYNSSVSDEADPDDPKTVSSNHDDDDDDEEMNLFQDVQNVIQEMDQIKSLAMQRNTEKVVLHDTRRSFISASSSTEKNNSGMVVWSEGVVNGILERLVSDQRIPITGMGGIGKTTLAKTVYSKKIIEQRFDVCAWATISQQYNTREILCELVSQATKKSKEQLSEKSEDELGLELYQHLIGRRFLIVMDDMWSIDAWDRIQRFFPENENCSRILVTTRLLHLSSQLNNNYSLQMEFLDEDRSWELFSKTVFGVGSYPHELEKIGKKIVENCRGLPLSIVVVAGILKNREHTLGVWESIRKNLASEVNLENDKHCLKLLKVSYNHLPLYLKPCFLYMGVFEEDDSVRVSTLVKLWVSEGFLKPMNGKSLETIAIEFLHDLVNRNLILVGEVGSTGNIKFVKIHDLLRDLCLNQSKKDGFYHVIRQSSPRSIRSQRCVVIPRNTPKKKVLDDLHSMPCARSIISEYGSIPRIKNSGLLRTLHAYRKFRYLGDESYLVSQYVNLRHLAVEVGSMSSIFTSFTRFWNLHILIVSCIGKEFTAPAEIWRMPQLRHIEMTKGTFYLPKPSSDDVVVMENLLVLEGIANFKCSEEVVKRIPNIKKLGIVYFGREGIEQDDYYCLNNIKRLCKLEFLHVDCWDDFRAAPYALTFPQSLKKLTLVMNGGFEWEKILEKIGSMPLLEKFKLWEGCFGTGK, translated from the coding sequence ATGGCGGCCTACGCAGCCTTGGTTTCTCTAATGCATATCATAGACGACCTCGAGCGCCACCATTCCCCTCCGATTTCTCTCAACAAACAACAAGTTCAATCCCTCACTGAAAATGTCATGTTTTTGCAGGAGTTTCTCGAAGCTAATAACTCCCCTGTTTCCGACGAAGCAGATCCATTGGAGATGCGTATTGCAGATGCAGCTTATGCAGCTGAAGACGCCATCGAATCTCATATCGTGGCCAAGATTCAGTTGAGCAGATCCAGAGAAGCTTATAACTCTTCTGTTTCCGACGAAGCAGATCCAGATGATCCGAAAACTGTCTCATCAaatcatgatgatgatgatgatgatgaagagatGAACTTGTTTCAAGATGTGCAAAATGTGATACAGGAAATGGATCAGATCAAGAGTTTGGCGATGCAGAGGAATACAGAGAAGGTGGTGCTCCATGATACGCGGCGTAGCTTCATCTCTGCTTCTTCTTCCACTGAGAAGAACAATAGTGGCATGGTGGTGTGGTCTGAGGGTGTCGTGAATGGAATCTTGGAAAGGCTCGTTTCGGACCAACGCATCCCGATCACAGGAATGGGCGGGAtaggtaagaccactcttgccaAAACTGTTTATTCGAAGAAAATTATTGAGCAGCGTTTTGATGTTTGTGCTTGGGCTACTATTTCTCAACAATACAACACAAGGGAAATTCTTTGTGAACTTGTTTCTCAAGCCACTAAAAAAAGCAAGGAACAACTGAGTGAAAAGAGTGAAGATGAACTAGGATTAGAGCTCTACCAGCATTTGATAGGTAGAAGGTTTCTAATTGtgatggatgatatgtggagtatcGATGCTTGGGATAGGATACAGCGTTTCTTTCCCGAAAATGAGAACTGTAGTCGGATATTAGTGACGACTAGGCTTTTACACTTGAGTTCCCAATTGAACAACAATTATAGCCTTCAAATGGAATTTTTAGACGAGGATAGAAGCTGGGAACTCTTCTCAAAAACTGTGTTTGGGGTTGGAAGTTACCCTCATGAGTTAGAGAAAATTGGAAAGAAAATAGTCGAGAATTGCAGAGGACTTCCTTTATCAATTGTTGTAGTGGCGGGTATTTTGAAAAATAGGGAACACACTCTAGGAGTTTGGGAATCAATTAGGAAGAACTTAGCTTCAGAAGTGAATTTGGAGAATGATAAGCATTGCTTGAAACTGTTGAAAGTGAGCTACAATCATTTGCCACTTTATTTAAAGCCATGTTTTTTGTATATGGGAGTGTTTGAGGAAGATGATTCGGTTAGAGTATCAACACTCGTGAAGTTATGGGTTTCAGAAGGATTTTTAAAACCCATGAATGGCAAAAGTTTGGAAACTATTGCCATAGAGTTTTTACATGACTTGGTTAATAGAAATCTCATTCTAGTTGGTGAAGTGGGGTCTAcaggaaacataaaatttgtcaaaattcatgatttgttgAGGGATTTATGCTTGAACCAGAGCAAGAAAGATGGGTTCTATCATGTGATAAGGCAATCTAGTCCTCGAAGCATACGTAGCCAACGCTGCGttgttatacccaggaacacgCCAAAGAAGAAAGTCCTTGACGACTTGCATTCTATGCCATGTGCTCGTTCCATTATCAGTGAATATGGGAGCATCCCGCGTATTAAGAATTCCGGGTTGCTTAGAACATTACATGCATACAGAAAGTTTCGTTACTTAGGAGATGAAAGCTACCTTGTGTCTCAGTATGTTAACTTGCGCCACCTTGCTGTTGAAGTTGGTAGCATGTCCTCGATCTTTACCTCGTTTACTCGCTTCTGGAATCTGCACATATTGATTGTTTCTTGTATTGGGAAGGAGTTCACTGCACCTGCTGAGATTTGGAGAATGCCACAACTTAGGCATATTGAAATGACTAAAGGAACTTTTTATCTTCCAAAACCTTCGAGTGATGATGTCGTTGTCATGGAGAATCTACTGGTGCTTGAGGGAATAGCAAATTTCAAGTGCAGTGAAGAGGTGGTTAAGAGAATTCCCAATATCAAAAAATTGGGGATAGTGTATTTTGGGAGAGAGGGAATCGAGCAAGATGATTATTATTGTCTGAACAATATCAAACGTCTGTGTAAATTGGAATTCCTCCACGTAGATTGTTGGGATGATTTTAGAGCTGCTCCGTATGCGCTCACATTCCCCCaaagcctcaagaagttgactCTTGTGATGAATGGTGGCTTTGAATGGGAAAAAATATTGGAAAAGATAGGTTCAATGCCCCTTCTCGAGAAGTTCAAGTTGTGGGAGGGATGCTTTGGAACAGGCAAGTGA